From a single Leptidea sinapis chromosome 1, ilLepSina1.1, whole genome shotgun sequence genomic region:
- the LOC126971184 gene encoding uncharacterized protein LOC126971184 — translation MIRFATLLISLISSARTIDDHPFKYSVASDAQIRQAIENRYDDTGPAAKSPEYAYNTYSSLQEALVSYVNDPDTKLPLSEKMKFERFVSQGGRQPPIRELPKTVEEYTGFMKRPIQQKPDDQPIVLNRYQLPERQIFYHDPKTHVGILDLRGVTNLNLPSYQERPEPYLLHTEQPLRVDQVIAATPRLPEVRPAADHDQFNPHPQYSFSYGVHDKKTGDSKSAHESRDGGTVRGYYTFVDADGKQRTVLYTADDELGFRATVQRTQTNAQ, via the exons ATGATAAGATTCGCG ACTTTGTTAATCAGTTTAATATCGAGTGCAAGAACGATCGATGATCATCCATTTAAATATTCAGTAGCCTCGGACGCACAGATACGACAGGCGATAGAGAATAGATATGACGACACCGGCCCGGCAGCCAAGAGTCCAGAATATGCCTACAACACGTACAGCAGCCTACAGGAAGCCCTGGTGTCCTATGTGAATGATCCAGACACCAAACTGCCTCTGAGTGAAAAGATGAAATTCGAAAGGTTTGTTTCACAGGGAGGTCGCCAGCCGCCCATTAGGGAATTACCGAAAACTGTGGAGGAATACACAGGTTTTATGAAGCGGCCGATACAGCAAAAGCCGGATGACCAGCCTATAGTTCTCAATCGATACCAGTTGCCGGAAAGGCAGATTTTCTACCATGACCCGAAGACCCACGTGGGGATATTAGATCTACGTGGTGTTACTAATTTGAATTTACCAAGCTATCAGGAGAGGCCAGAGCCTTATTTACTACATACG GAGCAACCTTTGAGAGTGGACCAGGTTATCGCAGCCACTCCTCGTCTCCCAGAGGTGAGGCCGGCAGCGGATCACGACCAGTTCAACCCTCACCCGCAGTACAGCTTCTCCTACGGAGTCCAC GACAAGAAAACAGGAGACTCGAAGTCAGCGCACGAGTCCAGAGACGGCGGGACTGTTCGCGGGTACTATACCTTCGTAGACGCGGACGGCAAGCAACGCACGGTGCTATACACGGCTGATGATGAACTGGGCTTCCGAGCCACCGTGCAGCGTACGCAGACCAACGCACAGTAG